A genomic stretch from Poecile atricapillus isolate bPoeAtr1 chromosome 10, bPoeAtr1.hap1, whole genome shotgun sequence includes:
- the USP10 gene encoding ubiquitin carboxyl-terminal hydrolase 10 translates to MALHGAQYIFGEFSPDEFNQFFVTPRCSVELPPYNETVSCGIKSTGEEYQRIEFGVNEVIETQSSVLNNTDYSISSTLNPQAPEFILSCAPAQKTPDDALSDTNYNSIDCQFSDPTLALDSGSNAENDGLAGGLGQRERKKKKKRPPGYYSYLEDVPDGVAAPEALVNGHATAAGLNSLSTEDAELAGDLPSLATPRTCSSPASSVDFLAGAACAEPGAAAPGRTAGQPEVCRLAHSEQFCLPSEAVRDSPLRTAVVQAYAGTDTTETLGVTNGQTLESSGEDTAANGVELHTVESTDSDQAKPEEASPTTEATVPLAGSVPVNQPAKSWASLFHNSKPSASTSVVYVETKYTPPATSPLVPEKQVEVKEGPVPVSEDPVAIKIAEILENVRLIHKPVSLQPRGLINKGNWCYINATLQALVACPPMYHLMKSIPMYSKSQRPCTSTPMLDSFVRLMNEFTNMPVPPKAKQALGDKIVRDIRPGAAFEPTYIYRLLTVIKSSLSEKGRQEDAEEYLGFILNGLHEEMLTLKKLLSPHNEKVSVSNGPEAQSVPKEEEQEEQGEGSEDEWEQVGPRNKSSVTRQADFVQTPITDIFGGHIRSVVYQQSSKESATLQLFFTLQLDIQSDKIRTVQDALESLVARESVQGYTTKTKQEVEISRRLTLEKLPPVLVLHLKRFVYEKTGGCQKLIKNIEYTVDLEISKELLSPGVKSKISKGQRTYRLFAVVYHHGNSATGGHYTTDVFQIGLNGWLRIDDQAVRVIHHSQVVKAALERTAYLLYYRQVDLL, encoded by the exons tatatTTTTGGGGAGTTCAGCCCTGATGAATTTAATCAGTTCTTTGTGACTCCACGATGCTCTGTTGAG CTCCCCCCATACAATGAAACAGTTTCATGTGGTATTAAATCCACAG GGGAAGAGTATCAGAGAATTGAATTTGGTGTTAATGAAGTTATTGAGACTCAGTCATCTGTCCTAAATAACACCGACTACAGTATTTCGAGTACTCTGAATCCTCAGGCTCCAGAATTCATTCTCAGCTGTGCACCTGCTCAGAAAACCCCAGATGATGCTCTCAGCGACACAAACTACAACTCCATTGACTGCCAGTTCAGTGACCCCACCCTGGCTCTGGACAGCGGCTCCAACGCTGAAAACGACGGCTTGGCCGGAGGCCTCGGGCAGAGGGAGcggaaaaagaagaaaaaaagacccCCTGGATACTACAGTTACTTGGAAGACGTCCCTGACGGCGTGGCTGCCCCGGAGGCGCTGGTGAACGGCCACGCCACGGCCGCGGGGCTCAACAGCCTGAGCACGGAGGACGCGGAGCTGGCAGGAGACCTCCCCTCCCTGGCCACGCCGAGGACTTGCAGCAGCCCCGCCAGCTCCGTGGACTTCCTGGCCGGAGCTGCGTGTGCCGAGCCCGGTGCCGCAGCCCCCGGCAGGACTGCCGGGCAGCCCGAGGTATGCCGCCTTGCTCACTCTGAACAGTTCTGCCTCCCCTCGGAGGCCGTCAGAGATAGCCCCCTAAGGACAGCTGTTGTACAGGCTTATGCTGGTACTGATACTACTGAAACTCTTGGCGTTACTAATGGACAAACACTTGAATCCTCTGGTGAGGACACAGCTGCCAATGGGGTAGAATTGCACACTGTGGAAAGCACTGACTCAGACCAAGCTAAGCCTGAGGAAGCTTCACCTACTACTGAGGCAACGGTCCCGCTTGCAGGATCAGTCCCCGTTAATCAGCCTGCAAAATCGTGGGCTAGTCTTTTTCACAATTCCAAGCCCTCTGCTTCCACATCTGTGGTCTATGTTGAGACTAAGTATACCCCTCCTGCCACATCTCCTCTGGTCCCTGAAAAACAGGTTGAAGTCAAAGAGGGACCTGTTCCAGTTTCAGAGGATCCCGTAGCCATAAAGATTGCAG AAATACTGGAAAATGTAAGACTAATACATAAACCAGTGTCTTTGCAACCCCGAGGGCTGATCAACAAAGGAAACTGGTGCTACATCAATGCT ACCCTGCAAGCCTTGGTTGCTTGCCCTCCAATGTATCATTTAATGAAGTCCATTCCAATGTATTCCAAATCGCAGAGGCCGTGCACCTCCACACCAATGCTAGACAGTTT TGTTCGTTTAATGAATGAGTTCACTAATATGCCTGTACCTCCTAAAGCAAAGCAAG CTTTAGGTGATAAAATAGTGAGAGACATCCGACCAGGAGCTGCCTTTGAACCAACCTACATTTACAGGCTCTTGACAGTTATAAAGTCAAGTCTGTCAGAAAAG gGCAGGCAAGAGGATGCTGAAGAATACTTGGGATTTATCCTCAATGGACTACATGAAGAAATGCTGACCCTCAAGAAACTTCTCTCTCCACATAATGAAA AAGTGTCGGTGTCCAACGGCCCCGAGGCTCAGAGTGTTCccaaggaggaggagcaggaggagcagggggaaggCAGCGAGGATGAGTGGGAGCAGGTGGGACCTCGCAACAAGTCCTCGGTCACCCGCCAGGCTGACTTTGTCCAGACTCCCATCACTGACATCTTTGGTGGTCACATAAG atctGTTGTTTACCAGCAGAGTTCCAAGGAGTCTGCCACGCTGCAGCTCTTCTTCACCCTGCAGCTGGACATCCAGTCGGACAAGATCCGCACCGTGCAGGATGCCTTGGAAAGCTTGGTGGCAAGAGAGTCTGTGCAGGGATACACCACAAAAACCAAGCAAGAG GTGGAGATCAGTCGAAGGCTCACCTTAGAAAAGCTGCCCCCTGTTCTTGTTTTACACCTCAAACGCTTCGTGTATGAGAAAACAGGTGGATGTCAGAAGCTGATCAAGAATATCGAGTACACTGTTGATCTGGAAATCAGTAAAG agcTACTGTCTCCTGGTGTGAAAAGTAAAATTTCAAAAGGCCAAAGAACCTACCGGCTCTTTGCAG TTGTGTACCACCACGGCAACAGCGCGACGGGCGGGCACTACACGACGGACGTGTTCCAGATCGGGCTGAACGGGTGGCTGCGCATCGATGACCAGGCCGTCAGGGTCATCCACCACTCCCAGGTGGTCAAGGCGGCGCTGGAGCGCACAGCCTACCTGCTCTACTACCGCCAGGTGGACCTGCTGTGA